One genomic region from Opisthocomus hoazin isolate bOpiHoa1 chromosome Z, bOpiHoa1.hap1, whole genome shotgun sequence encodes:
- the CAAP1 gene encoding caspase activity and apoptosis inhibitor 1 encodes MLGRRSSKEKKRRRSRSCCPEGASAPGGGERKRRSTECSHGGPEEAKCNLPSGEKVEEAEQPSDIEEGGLDLSVSLKPISFYITDKREMLQQCFCVIGEKKLQKMLPDILKNCSMDEIKRLCLEQLELLSEKKLLKILEGKIGADSDTDEEADGGDKTGSESVSQQDNSIDSTSSVREDNKLEGQESKQGKGEDSDVLSINADAYDSDIEGPCNEEDGPDVQENPVRSGASQIDDLQKDIEKSVNEILGLAESSPKEPKAATLAVPPSEDVQPSAQQLELLELEMRARAIKALMKAGDVKKQP; translated from the exons ATGCTGGGCCGGAGGTCCTCGAAGGAGAAGAAACGGCGGCGGTCGCGGTCCTGTTGCCCGGAGGGAGCTTCGGCGCCGGGCGGCGGTGAGAGGAAGCGGCGGAGCACCGAGTGCAGCCACGGGGGTCCGGAG GAAGCAAAATGCAATTTACCATCTGGAGAAAAagtggaagaagctgaacaacccAGTGATATAGAAGAAGGAGGATTAGATCTCAGTGTGTCACTCAAACCAATCAGTTTCTACATCACGGACAAAAGAGAAATGCTTCAGCAGTGTTTCTGTGTCATAGGGGAGAAAAAACTACAGAAGATGCTGCCCGATATTTTAAAG AACTGTTCCATGGATGAAATCAAAAGGCTTTGCTTGGAGCAGTTGGAGCTGTTatctgaaaaaaaactgttgaagaTACTTGAAG GCAAGATTGGAGCAGATTCTGATACTGACGAGGAGGCAGATGGAGGAGACAAGACTGGAAGTGAATCAGTCAGTCA ACAGGACAACAGTATAGACTCTACCTCTTCTGTCAGAGAAGACAACAAGCTGGAAGGTCAGGAATCAAAACAAG GCAAGGGAGAAGATAGTGATGTCCTCAGCATAAATGCAGATGCGTATGATAGTGACATAGAAGGCCCATGCAATGAAGAAGATGGCCCAGATGTGCAAGAAAACCCTGTCAGAAGTGGAGCCAGTCAgatagatgacctccagaaggaCATTGAGAAAAGCGTGAATGAGATACTGGGGTTGGCAGAGTCCAGCCCAAAGGAGCCCAAAGCAGCAACCTTAGCTGTTCCTCCATCAGAAGATGTTCAGCCATCAGCACAACAGCTGGAGCTTCTGGAGCTTGAGATGAGGGCCAGAGCTATTAAAGCTCTGATGAAAGCTGGTGATGTGAAAAAACAGCCCTGA